In Brassica napus cultivar Da-Ae chromosome A3, Da-Ae, whole genome shotgun sequence, the sequence ttttatatatttttcattaaagaaaattaaattcatttaaacttAGTAAAATTTCCATATTAGATTCTTattctttgattatttttgcctaaaaagtatatatttataattatatacgcAAAATTATGTTTGGCTTAAGTTGACATCACATaagttttatacaaataaaatgttagagtTAATAAATTGACagcaaataagttttataattaaaaattatcaaagAAGTATATATCACATAATTAATCAAACGaattacaaattttttattaaaagttcataactaaacatattaaaataattaaaaaaaaaaacagattaagaaaaataaaaataattcaattatatagttttaaaatacactaaaataaaaatgttaaaatactaaaattaaatcgttaaaatactaaaataaaaatgttaaaacactaaTTTTACGCTTTTAAAATGtgggtcaaaatctaattttagttaaattatagTCGGGTCGGTCGTATTTTAAttgttgaaacaaaatatttaaatgatcTCTAATATCCATATCAGTTTTCGGATGAATGAAATTAAACTCGTgatgttaactacataacatTGTAAAGTTGAAAGATATTGTCCTGCACATATACTTCGTGTGTTAAATTATAGTCGGGTCGGTCATATTTTAACTATTGAAACAAGGTATTTAAACGATCTCTAATATCCATATCAGTTTTCAGATGAATGAAACTAAACTCGTgatgttaactacataacatcGTAAAGTTGAAGGATATTGTCATGCATAACATATACTTTGTGTGGGTATACAATAGTTTAGTTTGCATGGTTAGCCATGTGATGGCCAATATTGTAGTCAACAATCAGTTTtccttaataaaattaataaaaagcatgatttgtgttaaaaaaatgcCTCAATTAATAAAAAACGAAAGtataaaaatctgaaaaatcaaGATTCTTTCTCCTGGTGCTGTCTCTTTGCTTCAAGAAGAGTTGCTTCTTTCAAAGTATCAGCAGAGTCAGTGATCATGTTTAATTGGGATAGTGCCACAGACTGCAAATAGAAGGCAGTTGGCCAATCAGGGAATAGTTGTTGAGCAACCATCCCATCTTTAAGTGCTCGATCTGGTTGATTGCAGAATAAATAGCATAGACAACGCCTAGCATAAACACTTGGGTACACCATTCTTCTAGATTCAATTAACTGTGGACAGCAAACAGAAACAGATTTAGAAATACATTTCTTACTAATATACAAAGGAAGAGGCAATATGGTTGATACTATTAGCTACCTGGGAATAACAGTCAATGGCAGTTTCGAAGTCTTGCTCTAGGAAGGCTTGATCACCGTGCTTTCGAACTTCTTGAATATCTTTTACCTCTTCTAACCATTCTTCGAAAGAGAACTTAGCTCATGAACAAAACCAAGAAATAGAATAGTAAGACTCTTTGATGCCAGCAGAATCTTGTTTTAAGTTGGTGAGTTTGGTTACCTCGACGAGTTCCTTGTCATCTTCTGCCATCACCAAGATTTTATGAATAGCTTTGAGGTCCATTTTCAAACAGGCATCTCCTAGTGTCGAAAGTTGATTCAAAGATACATCTTGACGCTTTGCCATTTCAAGCATTCCATAAGATAAGGCCTGCAAGCAATAAGACtgttttagattaaaaaaaatcaagaatgcAACTACTATCACAATAATACCCTTACGTTTGTTTTAGTGTGCAATGTTTCAAGAGTTGTAACAAGGTCTTTTGTATTTAGGCTCTCTATATCCTCGTACTGCAAACATTGAGAAGCGAGTTTGAAAATTATGGTGGCTTCTTCGGCAGAGAACTTTCCTTTCAAGTTTGGATCAATCAGCTCAACAACACTCTTGCCATGTATCATTTCAGGAGCCTAGAATCAGAAAATAATAACCAGTTAATGTTAAATACTATTTATAGTCTTGTACATGGATCACGTCTAATGAAAAGTTCACAAAAATAAGACAAAATGGCATGCTTCCCCATATCGGCCTACTTGAGTAGCAAGTACGCGAGAGAGGACTTGAACAGAATCACTTACATGGCTTGGAGGAATCTGCTTTCCACTTAGCAAATTCATAAGGAGAGTACCAAATCCAAATATCAAACTTTCAGAGTTCACACATCCTACAAGGACAACTTACCATCATATTCTGATAAAAACAACAAACTGAATAGAAAGTACAAATTGTTACCGGTTGCTCTTTGATCATCTTTGAACTCCTTCATCAACCCAAAACAGGATAGACAAGCATCACCATCCTTCCatatccattaaaaaaaaattctttagcCAACAAGAAGGCTTAGTCATGAAAATGTTATTGGGAAGAACTATTATATATACCTCATTAAACAGAACCGAGTAAGCATTTAAATTATTGTAAGATGTAAAGCCTCCACCACTACAGAAATCCAATGCTTGAGCTACGCAAAACGCTACTCTCAGCCGCATTTCCCACTCCATGGTTTGATTTTTCCCTGTAATTCGCAATAGAAAAAAGTTCAGACCAGAAAATGTTAACAAGTTCCGATTCaaccaattgtaaaaacatagaATGATAAATGTTAGTTCCATGTGCTCTAGTCACAGCATTTATCTGTCTTTAGAACCATCTAAATCATAATTATGTCACATAAACCACCAATGTTATACGTGCGAGTAAAAGAAGAAATGAAGATATTGACTCATACGATGGAACAAACGCTTAGCAAGAGTATCATTTGGCATGAAGGCTGCCACAAGAAGCCTTTCATTTCCATCACAGCAATATCCAATCAAATTTACTACACTGTTGTGCCTTAACTTCCCAACTCTATGTGCCTCCTCCTGAAAATGACAAAGGAATAACCAGAATCAAACCCGCTAAAACCAATCAATAACCGTCTCAACATTAAAAAACTTTTCACACAAAGAAAGTGTACCACAAATTGGTTAGAATCAGACCAAGCCATATTCATAAATTTCTTAACAGCAATGAAGCCACCGTTATGCAAACGCCCCTTGTAGACGGTATCAGAGGTTTCCCCTCCGTTCTCTGAAAcgatatttttcaaataaaaattttcgGTGGCCTTGTTTAGATCGGAGAAGGAAAACTTTGTTATTTGTGAATCACTTCCTCCATGGTTTTGATGAACATTCTGTGGAGGAGGATCTTCCATGGAAGGCGATGAGTTGCAACAGCCCATGATTTTTCAGCGGGCAAAACaagagttttaaaagtattCCTTTTTTATTGATGCACTGTAAAAATGGGTTTGACTCTGAGGCTTGGTGTctctttggatttttttttttatctaatggTGTTTGTTGAGGCTTATAGTGTCTCTTTGTTACCAATACATTTCAAGGGCTTATTAAcatattttgtcttttttttgatcatttgaaaGATATTCGTACAGCCAAAATTGTGTTAGCATTTTCGTAAATATACAATGATATTACggtgaattttgttttaataggtTGATTTTATCCCACTTGAATTTGTTTTCAAAGTTTgtctgatgtttttttttttgttaaaaaaggTTACCCTTTTGCAGTTTGGCTATTTACTTATACTCTTTAATTTCTTAGATATCCTATAAAAGTATTCCTTGTTTATTGATTTATGAGAATACTGTAAGAaattggatttttattttatttggttgttCTTTGAGTCTGAGGCTTGGTGTCTCTTTGTTGAGGCTTAGGGTGTCTTTATTACCATGACAACGGTTTGATTTTATTGCAAAAACAAACAATGTCATTTTAGTGCCAAAATAGAAGACGTGCTATCTTATTTTCACCATATGCCTTCTAGTTCTTTTTcaccttttaattttttctttgttaaaaatatatttttggaacacgttatctttttttttgttgttgtaaatCTGCGATGCATTTTGttgtgaatatttttttaaatagtttgatattttatatcaaaatacgTGTTATGTTACAACAAAAAGAATTTAACGAGTGAAAACTTTGAAAAGATGTTGCGGTTATTTTTCAAAACTtagatttattttgtaaaataaagaaatataaattttggtttaacagtttttttataaactaaacgattttaaacaataagaataaacacaaaatatgcacaaaaaaaattaaacaataaatgaGAATACAGCATGTGTTAAGTGCCTCCATCATAATCATTTGTACTTGTTGAATACTTTCAACACTAATTAATTCACCTCATTTAACATCTAGATTCAATACTTCCACTGCGCTAATTCAACCGTTGGATTTGTATTCAACACCTCCGTCATAAATAGTCTTATGAAGTTATGAGTCAACTTTGACCTACTTTGGATCGAAAAGCATTAGATAGTTTCCGTATTGGATACTCCGCATGGTGGTGAATTATAcatactaattataaattaatttaagacttaaaataaatatcaattaattattatattatattatatttattttataaatatttatgtccgTGCATGAAATCTATTACAATAAAGTTAAATTTTGTCACTTCTCCTTAAGTCACCTCAGCATACCATATTCTAAAATTGGACACGTGTCTCCTCTTCGTATATGTATATGAGCTAGAATACTTTGGATTAAGTTTTCCATAATGCttaaacccccccccccccccccacatacacaaatatatttttagatactTTGAGCTAGATACCCTCAATGGAGGTGCTCTAAAAACCTTCCAAATTGTGTTTTCATTTGGTTATCGAGTTTTATGTAAAGCTTTGTTAACGAGCTTCACCCAGCTAATATCATTGAATCGAGGCCCACAAGCATATATTCTTGACGATACGAATCCTATCTACTTTGATATATGTATCGTAACCTCCGTCAGATCGTCTTCCCCTCCATTCATCTGACAAAGTAACTCACATACATCAATGGTGAGCAATCAATTTCATCCCACATTCTCACAACCCGAAGGGAGTATCTATAGATGTCCCCTAAAATATTTCCACTTTTCCAATTTTAAGTAGGACGTTGCAAGGAGACAGTCGTAACATGTATTCTTCGATATTGAACGTTTAGAAAGCATGTGAGCTTCTGGGTGTGGACCTGGTTTTTGTTGACGAAAAGGTAAAAATCATCTTCCAACTTCCTTCCATTAGTTAAATTTACATATTCGATTCATCTTGCTAAAAATAAGGCACCTAACTATCACCTTGGTCTTTTCAGTCGACGTTGATCAAAGGGTCTATTGGGTTTCATAGACTGAACCCTTAGTTTCAAGCAACTGCTGACATATGAGTTAAGCTTATTCCATGTCACCAGAAGCAACAGCCACTTCAAGCTCACCAACTCACCTGTTGCCATACACATCAACGACCAGAACACGATTGTTGATATGACGGATACGACTGCTCTTATCCCGACAGAGAAGTATAGATTTCGGAAATATAAACAGCTTATGGTTTTGGCTAATACGAACATCGATTTTTCGGGTTAGTTTACGAACTCACTATTCTCCTATTCTCTTAACAATGTTTGGCTGTAACTTCCCGCAACCGTATTCACTGTTTGTTATCATCGTTCCATGCAGACGTTTTTGGTGATGCTTGTGGCATCAAGAGATTCAAGGCCACATACAGTGACAAAAGTAAGGAAAATCAGCGTGTTATGTTATAATCCGTGTTGACATGTGCACAAGCGAACTTATTGTTTTGAAGTGAATAGTTACTTCTGTTTGGGTTAGCTAATGCCGTGATCTTCATGCAAAACCTCAACTTATTCTACAGGTAGACAGCCGTATGCGTTAGTGTGTTTGATATGGTTGCAAATAAGCTTCATCATAAGTTCGAGACATTGTGCGTGGAGCCTAAAGTCATTGTTTCTACGGACATAAACCCAAAATTTGTTGGAGGTGAGCTTTGTTTGTTTTCAATGCTGGTTTCAATACTGGTTTAGTACACCTTCATCATACCAGTTCTCAATATTAGTTAAGAGATGTCAGAAAAAAGAAATTATCTCCGTTTGAAACTGAACCTTTGACAATGCTTTTGCTTTGATTACTTCTTGCAAGAGAAGTTACACTGAAACAATATTTGATTACATCTCACCACCTATTTTTGGTTCTCCTATGTCATCATATTTAATACCAAAAACCGTAACAAATAAAACAGAGCAGCAATATTAATAGCCATAGTTGCTGCGCATTAAGACATATATGATACCATTGTAGAGTCAAGTTTTTGATGTGGAAAACTTAAGCTAGCAACTCTTTGATCCACCAGTTCGCCTAGGTTTTGTGATAGTTAAGCAGAGAGAAGCAATCTTTCTATGGTGGATTTCATGTTTTACCATTGTCTCATCGAGTCTTCTATTGTATCCATCCGGCCCCTGCTGAGGAATCTGTTGACATTGAGCCAAATCTAACTTGCATCtctaatataaataaatcaGCTACCTAACAAAAACATGCAGTAATCATGTCTCGTTTTCTTTCCTTTGTGTGgttctaatatttatattatcatGCGATCTTTTTGAAGGTATTGAGTTGATTGATACAGTGGTATGTTCTCTGTTTCTGTTAGTAATATATACTATCTCCTAGAACTAATTTACTTTGGTCCATTGTTACACACCAATTGATGTGACAAACAGGGCCATAGCGTTGTTGGAAAAGAATGCGGGAGAGAAGTAAGAAAGCCACATTGCAGCTGGTGGACGTAGAGTGCAATTACCTTACTTTTGATTTCTTTATAAAGCTTCTCCAGCTCTGAGAATGCCAATTGTTTTCCTCAGTTCTGGTCAGTGGTTATTTAGTTTTTGTGAGATGATCTACCCGGGAAGACATCATGCTGTATCATTTTATTACAACAAGTCAACAACACAAAGTTTAATCTGCTGCCTCTTTGTTTGTATTCGCTTTTGACTATTAACCTTTTTGCATGTGCTCTGGCATATCAAcgatatttttaagttatgtAGAGATCTTTGCTCTTTTCggttattaaattattttattagttgCCAAAcaccccttcttcttttttattcgAACTGAAATTGACTATAAAGATAATCTACTCAGTCTCTAGTGGAAGCCATTTATAAACATCAAAAcgtttagttataaataaaacaGTAACAACTCAAAAATGGCTTTGGATAAGTGTTTGATAAACACCAATTACATATACTAATTAAGAAGATAAAATAAGAAACCTATTAAATATCAAATTGAGGGAATGCTTTGACgaatctaatttaaaaaaacatatgtattTTTCGAAATCATGAAAGCTTAGAGTGCTACTGCCTTCCCTATATCACTATGAAGACATTTCTCTATCCAAGATCATGTTTTGAGATGGACGCATATTCGAAAGTTAAATGATCATTATGGGTGAAACCATAATCTATTCACAATATGATAGCCTACAATGAGAAagctacaaatattttttttattggtcaaAAACATGATATGACAAAGGA encodes:
- the LOC125607074 gene encoding probable inactive receptor-like kinase BSK12 — encoded protein: MGCCNSSPSMEDPPPQNVHQNHGGSDSQITKFSFSDLNKATENFYLKNIVSENGGETSDTVYKGRLHNGGFIAVKKFMNMAWSDSNQFVEEAHRVGKLRHNSVVNLIGYCCDGNERLLVAAFMPNDTLAKRLFHRKNQTMEWEMRLRVAFCVAQALDFCSGGGFTSYNNLNAYSVLFNEDGDACLSCFGLMKEFKDDQRATGCVNSESLIFGFGTLLMNLLSGKQIPPSHAPEMIHGKSVVELIDPNLKGKFSAEEATIIFKLASQCLQYEDIESLNTKDLVTTLETLHTKTNALSYGMLEMAKRQDVSLNQLSTLGDACLKMDLKAIHKILVMAEDDKELVEFSFEEWLEEVKDIQEVRKHGDQAFLEQDFETAIDCYSQLIESRRMVYPSVYARRCLCYLFCNQPDRALKDGMVAQQLFPDWPTAFYLQSVALSQLNMITDSADTLKEATLLEAKRQHQEKES